The sequence GGAAGGTGCAAAACGTCTTAAAATGTGTATTTTACATTTTTGGTCGGCCGGAAAACTCCAATGGAGAGGTATAAATATCCATGTTGACGCTCACAATATACTTTTTGTTTGAAATGTTATTTCTTAGAGTAAATATCATATACTGTGAGTAAACATTCGGTAATAACTTGAGCTATCACGAAATCTTCTTGCATATATTAGTCATTAGGTTGTGAACATTCTTGCAGTTACAAGTTAAAAAGCTACAATATCGTGTGCAAATAACGTAGAACTCGattggatgtacttttaaaataactgaaagcgaTTTTGGTGAAactatttttggaaccaatctttagtaaaaatacaagtaaattctggaaaaacacttaaagtgattcctagaagaagcacgtaactggtgcttcttgcagaaatcacttaaaatgcttttggaacccaaatttttttctctaaaaacgttttcaactattttaaaaatacatcCAAACGATCTTGTAATTCAAGTGATTAACAACGTTCATCGAATGTCCAAAGTtacgaaaaaaataaaaagttgcaaCTCAATATAGTGTGTAAAATTGGAATTTTGTGACTCAAAAAGTTGGTACAAATACATGTTGCGAGTCAGATTCCACGTCTTGGACCAAAAGAAAAGTCAGATTCCACGTCGGCATCAAGCCAACTGGACCAACTTGgtaaataaaaccaaaaaaaatcagtaaaaaaacaaaatcataaaattacagaaaaagaaaaggcgCGTATTAAAGCTGCAACGCATTTGCTCTCAATGTCGTCCATTTCTTCCCAACCTCGTTTCGTGACGAACCCAAAATCCCGAAAACTCGAACCCCATCACTCACCCATGGCCGTCTGCTCGTATCCTCCTAGGGTTTTCACTTCCTCCCAGCCCGGCACCCGCCCCCGATTATCGGGCCGGGTCGACCCGACGGTGCCGGTTCACGGCCTCTCCTCTCTCATCCTCAGGTTTCCCCCGAACTTCGTCCGCCAGCTCAGCACCAAGGCCCGCAGGAACTGCAGCAACATCGGCGTCGCGCAGATCGTCGCCGCCTCTTGGTCGAACAACAACCCCAACTCTGGCGTGTCGGCGGCACCGTCGGCTACAGCCGTCGATGCCGCCGCCACGGCCGCCATTTCCGTCGATCCGGCCCAGATTTCGGGCGGTGACGAGGTGGCGGTGTTTGAAAATGGTGTACAGTTGGGGGAGGCCTTGCCTTTGAAGGAGGCCTCGTTCTTGAGCTCCGATGGGAGCCTCGCAATTCATGCTGGTAATTTAACTATATTTTATggggtttttttaattatgatttGCTTGGATTATTGTCTTAATGTTACAATTAAAAAGCTCAGTTCTTGATAATTATGCGGTGATTAGCGTGTGAGTAAAAATTGggactttttgtttttgtgaaggTGAAAGATTGGGACGCGGCATAGTAACTGATGCAATTACAACCCCAGTGGTTAATACTTCTGCCTACTTCTTTAAGAAAACGGCTGACCTCATTGATTTCAAGGTATGCAATCACGCATTCCATATACTTATATTTTCTTACGATTTTCTGCATAATTGGGTGTAACTTTTTTGTAATATGCTGCaaaagtttgaaactttaagAAAACAGACGATAAAATTGTGTTTTATGTATTGGGTAGCTGGTGATTGATGTGTTcttggatggttttggtttaTTGTCCTTTTACCTTGTTGCAGGAGAAACGCGCAACAAGTTTTGAATACGGGCGGTATGGAAATCCAACTACAGTAGTGGTTGAGGAGAAGATCAGGTTTGCATGTCTTTCATTCTCTTTTGTATTTTAAGCCTGCCTTTTGTGCTTCGAATCTATGTGTTGAATGTTTATTGAGGCCATGTTGTGGTGAACTGGTGATGGTTAGTGCGCTTGAGGGAGCGGAATCAACAATGATATTGGCATCTGGAATGTGTGCTTGCACTGTCATGTTGATGGCATTGGTTCCAGCTGGTGGGTATATCGTGACCACCACGGATTGCTATAGGAAGACTAGGATTTTCATTGAGACCATTCTTCCAAAAATGGGGATCACGGTAAAATTGTCCTGTTCTCATTTTGTGCAATGATTAGTTGTTCTGAATCTAGAGCAACAGAATACAGGTGTTACTTTTCAAATCGCCTGTGATCCTTTGTTAGTGTTTATACTTATAGATTACCACTCTCTATGCAGGCCACAATCATTGACCCTGCTGATGTGGGAGCCCTGGAAACTGCATTGGATGAGCACAAAGTCAGTGAGAAAGTATTTAGCTTGCTTTTTTGAAATTCTCTATAACTTAGCAAATAATGGTGACCCTGATTGTTTGTAAAATTTACTTCGGGACAGGTGTCTCTTTTCTTCACAGAGTCTCCTACTAATCCATTCCTCAGGTGTGTTGACATTAAGTTGGTTTCTGAGCTCTGTCACAAAAAAGGGGCGTTGGTCTGTATAGATGGCACTTTCGCCACACCTCTCAACCAGAAAGCCCTTGCCCTTGGGGCAGATCTTGTTGTGCATTCTGCAACGAAATTTATCGGTGGCCACAATGATGTAAGTCAGCAAGTGTCGAACCTAATCATTTGGAGTGAATACTCAGTGTATCAATTATTGTAAAGACTAAGCAAGTATCAATATCTTATTTCAGGTCCTTGCTGGTTGCATTAGCGGTTCCATGAAATTGATTTCAGAAATTCGTACTTTGCATCATGTTTTGGGTGGTGCTCTCAACCCGGTGAGTCATGTTTGTGGGTTATATATGTTTCTCGTCTCTTATTATTCTCAGTTGTCACGTTGATTGATGGTGTTAATTTCTACTTCCATTAAGAATGTAGGGTACTTCAACAAATGATTCCATGCTCCCACTTAATGCTTTAATGGTTGAAGAATGGAATGAATTGTAAGCTTACatgataataataattgttttttttttcatcaacagAATGCTGCATACCTGATCATTCGAGGCATGAAGACCTTGCATCTTCGTGTACAACAACAGAATTCAACAGCATTGAGGATGGCCAAAATTTTAGAGGCACATCCTAAGGTATATATTTTGTAAACTTAAGTAGCATTAACTAATGGGAGGCTAACTAAATAGGTTTCCAGTGTGTGATTACTGTTGGAAAGATTATAGAACAAAAGTTTAGGTTGGGATTCACCGTTTTGTATTTGAAAACATATGTTATTGACAATGTTTATCGGCAGGTGGCACACGTCTATTATCCTGGTTTGCCTAGTCATCCTGAACATCAGCTTGCCAAGAGGCAGATGACTGGTTTCGGTGGTGTTGTCAGTTTTGA is a genomic window of Malus domestica chromosome 09, GDT2T_hap1 containing:
- the LOC103432045 gene encoding cystathionine gamma-synthase 1, chloroplastic-like — its product is MSSISSQPRFVTNPKSRKLEPHHSPMAVCSYPPRVFTSSQPGTRPRLSGRVDPTVPVHGLSSLILRFPPNFVRQLSTKARRNCSNIGVAQIVAASWSNNNPNSGVSAAPSATAVDAAATAAISVDPAQISGGDEVAVFENGVQLGEALPLKEASFLSSDGSLAIHAGERLGRGIVTDAITTPVVNTSAYFFKKTADLIDFKEKRATSFEYGRYGNPTTVVVEEKISALEGAESTMILASGMCACTVMLMALVPAGGYIVTTTDCYRKTRIFIETILPKMGITATIIDPADVGALETALDEHKVSLFFTESPTNPFLRCVDIKLVSELCHKKGALVCIDGTFATPLNQKALALGADLVVHSATKFIGGHNDVLAGCISGSMKLISEIRTLHHVLGGALNPNAAYLIIRGMKTLHLRVQQQNSTALRMAKILEAHPKVAHVYYPGLPSHPEHQLAKRQMTGFGGVVSFEIDGDLMRTIKFVDALKIPYIAPSFGGCESIVDQPAIMSYWDLSQPDRIKYGIKDNLVRFSFGVEDFEDLKADILQALETI